The Lacerta agilis isolate rLacAgi1 chromosome 5, rLacAgi1.pri, whole genome shotgun sequence genome has a segment encoding these proteins:
- the ILKAP gene encoding integrin-linked kinase-associated serine/threonine phosphatase 2C isoform X1: MDLFGDLPEAAPSAAVEAVAGKEGQKGILLFDELPSVSSTDLGTGGSLLFDDLPPASSGNSASHPAEQVSLPVSHGKGEKRKSMEGEKNGSEELVEKKVCKDSAGILGLKGYVAERKGEREEMQDAHVILNDITEECSPLPSQITRVSYFAVFDGHGGVRASKYAAQNLHQNLIRKFPKGDVPSVEKTIRRCLLDTFKYTDEEFLKQASSQKPAWKDGSTATCVLVIDNTLYIANLGDSRALLCRYNEESQKHTALSLSKEHNPTQYDERMRIQKAGGNVREGRVLGVLEVSRSIGDGQYKRFGVISVPDVKRCQLTHNDRFILLACDGLFKVFSPDEAVNFIMSCLEDKTIPTRDAKSAADARYEAACNRLANKAVQRGSADNVTVVVVRIEQ; the protein is encoded by the exons ATGGATCTGTTCGGCGACCTTCCCGAGGCGGCCCCTTCGGCAGCTGTGGAGGCGGTGGCAG ggaaAGAAGGGCAGAAAGGAATTTTGCTTTTTGATGAACTTCCATCAGTCAGCAGCACTGACCTTG gaACCGGAGGCTCTTTGCTTTTTGATGACCTCCCACCTGCCAGCAGCGGAAACTCAG CTTCACATCCTGCAGAGCAAGTTTCTCTTCCCGTGAGCcatgggaagggagagaagaggaaatccATGGAGGGAGAGAAGAATGGGAGTGAAGAACTTGTGGAAAAGAAAGTTTGTAAAG aCTCTGCAGGTATCCTTGGTCTGAAGGGCTATGTggcagagaggaaaggagagcGAGAAGAGATGCAGGATGCCCATGTCATTCTGAATGATATCACAGAAGAgtgcagccctctcccctctcagAT TACCCGTGTATCATACTTTGCTGTCTTTGATGGCCACGGAGGAGTTCGAGCTTCAAAGTATGCAGCACAGAATCTGCATCAAAACCTGATCAGAAAATTCCCTAAAG GAGATGTGCCCAGTGTTGAGAAAACAATAAGAAGATGCCTTCTGGACACCTTCAAATACACAGATGAGGAGTTTCTCAAGCAGGCTTCCAGCCA GAAACCTGCCTGGAAGGATGGCTCCACAGCAACCTGTGTGCTGGTGATTGATAATACTTTGTATATTGCCAACCTTGGAGACAGCAGG GCACTTCTGTGTCGCTACAATGAAGAAAGTCAGAAACATACAGCCTTAAGTCTCAGTAAAGAACATAACCCAACTCAATACGACGAGCGGATGAGGATCCAAAAGGCTGGAGGGAATGTCAG GGAAGGACGTGTCTTGGGTGTCCTGGAAGTCTCTCGCTCCATTGGGGATGGGCAGTACAAGCGCTTTGGGGTCATCTCTGTGCCAGATGTCAAGCGCTGCCAGCTTACACACAATGACAG GTTTATCCTCTTGGCTTGTGATGGTCTCTTCAAAGTCTTCTCACCAGATGAAGCTGTGAACTTCATTATGTCTTGTTTGGAG GACAAAACTATTCCCACGAGAGATGCCAAATCAGCTGCTGATGCTCGGTATGAAGCCGCCTGTAACAGGCTGGCCAACAAGGCTGTGCAGCGAGGGTCTGCAGATAATGTCACAGTTGTGGTGGTCCGGATTGAGCAGTGA
- the ILKAP gene encoding integrin-linked kinase-associated serine/threonine phosphatase 2C isoform X2: MDLFGDLPEAAPSAAVEAVAGKEGQKGILLFDELPSVSSTDLGTGGSLLFDDLPPASSGNSASHPAEQVSLPVSHGKGEKRKSMEGEKNGSEELVEKKVCKDSAGILGLKGYVAERKGEREEMQDAHVILNDITEECSPLPSQITRVSYFAVFDGHGGVRASKYAAQNLHQNLIRKFPKGDVPSVEKTIRRCLLDTFKYTDEEFLKQASSQKPAWKDGSTATCVLVIDNTLYIANLGDSRALLCRYNEESQKHTALSLSKEHNPTQYDERMRIQKAGGNVREGRVLGVLEVSRSIGDGQYKRFGVISVPDVKRCQLTHNDRFILLACDGLFKVFSPDEAVNFIMSCLEDKTIPTRDAKSAADARYEAACNRLANKAVQRGSADNVTVVVVRIEQ; the protein is encoded by the exons ATGGATCTGTTCGGCGACCTTCCCGAGGCGGCCCCTTCGGCAGCTGTGGAGGCGGTGGCAG ggaaAGAAGGGCAGAAAGGAATTTTGCTTTTTGATGAACTTCCATCAGTCAGCAGCACTGAC ttaggaACCGGAGGCTCTTTGCTTTTTGATGACCTCCCACCTGCCAGCAGCGGAAACTCAG CTTCACATCCTGCAGAGCAAGTTTCTCTTCCCGTGAGCcatgggaagggagagaagaggaaatccATGGAGGGAGAGAAGAATGGGAGTGAAGAACTTGTGGAAAAGAAAGTTTGTAAAG aCTCTGCAGGTATCCTTGGTCTGAAGGGCTATGTggcagagaggaaaggagagcGAGAAGAGATGCAGGATGCCCATGTCATTCTGAATGATATCACAGAAGAgtgcagccctctcccctctcagAT TACCCGTGTATCATACTTTGCTGTCTTTGATGGCCACGGAGGAGTTCGAGCTTCAAAGTATGCAGCACAGAATCTGCATCAAAACCTGATCAGAAAATTCCCTAAAG GAGATGTGCCCAGTGTTGAGAAAACAATAAGAAGATGCCTTCTGGACACCTTCAAATACACAGATGAGGAGTTTCTCAAGCAGGCTTCCAGCCA GAAACCTGCCTGGAAGGATGGCTCCACAGCAACCTGTGTGCTGGTGATTGATAATACTTTGTATATTGCCAACCTTGGAGACAGCAGG GCACTTCTGTGTCGCTACAATGAAGAAAGTCAGAAACATACAGCCTTAAGTCTCAGTAAAGAACATAACCCAACTCAATACGACGAGCGGATGAGGATCCAAAAGGCTGGAGGGAATGTCAG GGAAGGACGTGTCTTGGGTGTCCTGGAAGTCTCTCGCTCCATTGGGGATGGGCAGTACAAGCGCTTTGGGGTCATCTCTGTGCCAGATGTCAAGCGCTGCCAGCTTACACACAATGACAG GTTTATCCTCTTGGCTTGTGATGGTCTCTTCAAAGTCTTCTCACCAGATGAAGCTGTGAACTTCATTATGTCTTGTTTGGAG GACAAAACTATTCCCACGAGAGATGCCAAATCAGCTGCTGATGCTCGGTATGAAGCCGCCTGTAACAGGCTGGCCAACAAGGCTGTGCAGCGAGGGTCTGCAGATAATGTCACAGTTGTGGTGGTCCGGATTGAGCAGTGA